In Alkalispirillum mobile, the DNA window TGGCGCTGTCCGCGCTGCTCGGTTTCGCCCTGCCCAGCCTTCTGCGGCTGCGCGACGTGCCGCCGCTGCGGGTGCTGCGTCGGGACGCCGGTAGCGGCGTGCTGCGGGGCTGGCTGCCCTATCCGGTGGCGCTGGCCGTCATCTTTGGGCTGATGTGGTGGCAGGGGGGTGACCTGCGCCTGGCCGCGGCCGTCTTCGGTGCCGTGATGGCCGGGCTGGCCGCCCTGGGGGCGATCGCCGCCGCCGTGGTCTATGGCCTGCGCCGCACCCGGCGGGCCCGCATCACCACCCTGTCCGGCCTGGTGCGCCGGCCGGCCACCGCCACCCTGCAGATCGTCGCGGTAGGGCTGGGGCTCACGGCCCTGCTGCTGCTCTCGGTGGTGCGCGAGGACCTGCTGGCCACCTGGGAGCGGGGCGTGGATCCGGAGGCGCCCAACTACTTCCTGATCAACGTCCAGCCGGACGAGGTGGACGAGTTGGAGCGGTTCCTCGCAGACCGAGCGGGTGTCAGTGCCGAACTCTACCCGATGATCCGCGGCCGCTTGGTGGGCATGAACGGCGAGGCGCTGGACCCGGAAGATTACGCTGAGCCGCGTACCCGCCGGCTGGTGGCCCGCGAGTTCAACCTTTCGCATACGGACAACCTGCCCGACGACAACCGGGTGATCCGCGGGCGCTGGTTCGATGAGCGTCAGGCCGACCGACCCCAGTGGTCGGTGGAGGAGGACATCGCCCAGCGGATTGGCGTGGATGTGGGCGATACGCTCACCTACCGCATCAGTGGGCGCGAGGTCACCGGGGAGGTGACCAGCATTCGCCGGGTGCAGTGGGACAGCTTTAACGCCAACTTCTTCGTCATCGGCAACCCCGGGTTGCTGGCGGACGCGCCCACCACCTACATCACCAGCTTCCACCTGCCGGAGGGCGAGGCCCGGGTCATTGCCGACCTGGTGCGCCAGTTCCCCAGCGTCACCCCGGTGGACCTGGGGGCCATCCTGGAAGCGGTGCGCGACATTATCCGTCAGGGCTCACGGGTGGTGGAGCTGATGGCCACCCTCACCCTGGTGGCCGGGGTGCTGGTGCTGCTGGCCGCGCTGCAGATCACCGGTGACCAGCGCCGATTCGAGACCGCCCTCATGCGCTCGCTGGGGGCCAGCCGGGCGCACATCCGGCGCATGGCGCGGCGCGAGTTCCTGCTGCTGGGCGCGCTGAGTGGCGGCCTGGCCGGGGTGGCGGCCGGTTTGGCCGGCTGGGGCGCGGCCGGGCCGCTGTTCGATCTGGACTACCAGTTCAACCCCTGGCTGCCAGCGCTGGGTGTGGCGGGTGGGGCGGTGCTGGTGTGGGCTGCCGGGGCACTGGCCACGCGAGACCATTACCGGCAATCGCCGATGACGTTGTTGCGGGATCCGGACGATTAGTGGGCCACCTGGCGCGAGACTCCGCGCCGGCGTTGGACGAGGTGTTGCGCCCGGCTCAAGCCGTCAACGACAACTTGGTCTCTGGCAGTGCCGGGGGTGTGTTGGAGCGACCGAATCCGGGAACTACGGCCTTGAGGGCGCGGACACTTCCAGCAAGTAGAGGATCCTGACCGGTTTAACGGACTCTTGTTCCATGCGCTGCGTCGGATGGGCAAGGCGGGGTTGAACGACTGCTGCAGGGGCTGAGGTGGCCCCGGTGCCATGGGCGGCAGCACTCGTCAAAAAGGGGAGAGGTCAGGCGCACACTGAAACATGCCTGTTTAATTAATTACTTTAATCCAAACAGTCTGCTTCTTTTGATTCCTGGATATCAATTGACACTGTCAATTGTGATCTGCTCGACAGGCTAGGGAGAAGCGGCTAGGCTAAAGTTTATAAAAAATCATTAATACATCGTGGGTAAAGTCTGATGCTTGGGGCACTAGACGCTACTCTCCACGTGTTTTTCCAGAAGTGCACAATAACGCTAGGGGTGCCCGGGAAACAGGGCTAAGGGCGATGTTGGGCAGTCTGCCTGGCATCGCCTGGAGCGCACCCGTATAGGGCTGATGGGATCAGCCGCGTGGTGCGAGATGGAGCTGCTGACCGTTCGGCAGCATTTTTTGGTTAGGAGGGAAGCGAATGACTTCGAACGTGAATTTGTGGGGCCGTCACCTGGGCCGTCTTTTGGTTGCAGGCGCCGTGGTGCCGCTGATTGTTGCTGGTTGTAACTCCAGCAGTAGCAGTAGCAGCGGCAACGGTGGCGATACCGACCGGGACGTTCAGCAGGTCCAGTTGACTCAGGAAGAGGCAGATACCGCAGCAGCGGCAGGGTCTATCGATGCGGTGGATGAGGTTGACACCCTTATTGAAGCCGCGATGGAGCAGGCAGAACCGGAGGGCGGGTTTGATCTCGCGGGCGGGGCCGTTGCGAGTGGTGCTTCCGAAATTGAGGAAAAGCTGACCCGGGAATCTGGTGGAGCCATCGCCGCCGGCTCAAATGGCTGGGGATCGCATCAATGTGGTGAGGGCGGCACTATCAACGTTGACCGTGACGTGGACTTTCTGGATGTCCAGGCGGATCAATGCCGGGATGTTGAGGAACAAGACGAATTCATGTACTTCCGTTTGGAGACTCTGGTCGACGGTCAGTTGACGGTGGACGAGTCGTGGGCATCTGAG includes these proteins:
- a CDS encoding ABC transporter permease, whose product is MSAWRQALRLLWRDGRAGELRLLLAAVIIAVAAVSGVAWLADRVSQATDVRAAELLGGDRVVRSNDPIPEDWVDQARDYGLQTVRSAEFPSVVVAGEYTQLVSLKAVESGYPLRGSLQLRDEPEGPLSAVQQPPEPGAAWIAPRLLPLLEMDVGDTLEVGARALDTERLIALEPDRGGGFFNLAPRVLIHWDDLEGTGLVQEGSRIRYRLMLAGEPADLARYEAWLTDHAPEAELQAPGEGDPALSSVMEQAQRFLGLAALLTVVVAGVAILLTARHYASRQIDRIAIMRCLGATQRQVTAILTWKLLWLGLLAGLIGTALGYGLHLGMVALLADYLPDDLAGAGPLPALTGTLVALSALLGFALPSLLRLRDVPPLRVLRRDAGSGVLRGWLPYPVALAVIFGLMWWQGGDLRLAAAVFGAVMAGLAALGAIAAAVVYGLRRTRRARITTLSGLVRRPATATLQIVAVGLGLTALLLLSVVREDLLATWERGVDPEAPNYFLINVQPDEVDELERFLADRAGVSAELYPMIRGRLVGMNGEALDPEDYAEPRTRRLVAREFNLSHTDNLPDDNRVIRGRWFDERQADRPQWSVEEDIAQRIGVDVGDTLTYRISGREVTGEVTSIRRVQWDSFNANFFVIGNPGLLADAPTTYITSFHLPEGEARVIADLVRQFPSVTPVDLGAILEAVRDIIRQGSRVVELMATLTLVAGVLVLLAALQITGDQRRFETALMRSLGASRAHIRRMARREFLLLGALSGGLAGVAAGLAGWGAAGPLFDLDYQFNPWLPALGVAGGAVLVWAAGALATRDHYRQSPMTLLRDPDD